In Pseudobdellovibrio exovorus JSS, the genomic stretch CAGCAAGCAAGCTCATGCGGGGATTGTGCAGGCGGGGCAAGAGGTCGGATTGGTTTATAACTTTGAAGATATGCAAGTCGCTAACACGCTGAAAGCTCATCGTGTTATTAAATATGCACAAGAAAAAGGGCTGGGGTCAGAGGCCGAAGATCGCTTCTTTAAAGCTTACTTTACTGAGGGAAAAGATATCAGTGATACAGCCACGCTAAAAGAAATTGGCAACAGTATTGGTCTCAGTGATCAGGATGTAGAGGCCGCCTTATCAGAGAACACCTATGCTCAGGCGGTGAACAGTGATATCCAAGAAGCTCGCGCTTTGCAAATTTCAGGCGTTCCATTTTTTATCTTTGATAGAAAGTACGCGGTTTCTGGAGCGCAGCCTCCGGAAATATTTGTACAGGTCTTACAACAGTCTTTGGCCGAATGGTCGCAGGCTCAGTCTGCAGGAATCCAAGATTTATCCACTGAGGATGCAGCCACCTGCAAACCAGACGGAGACTGCGACTAATCTTCTAAATCTTCTTCAGCGGTTTGTTCGTGACTGTTGTCATGAGTATCGCTGTGATCGTGGTCATGAACAGGCGTGGCGCTAGTCTTCCTCGCTGGTTTCGGCGGAGCTGCCGTCGGAGCCTCAGAATTGGGAGTTAATGTTTCCCCTAATGCGGTCATTTTTGGGTCAGGGGGAGGCTCAGCCGTTAAGATCTCTGTCTTCACTGCAGATAAGTTCGGCGATGTGATTACATTGACCAAGGAACGACTGTCATTCATAAGACGACGAAACTCAGCAGAACGTGCAGGTTCACCATGTCGTACGGACCAAACACTCCAGCACGGAGCCGGATAAGGCATATTACTTCCAAAGTTCGGTTCACTCATTTGTGCAGAGGAACCACCACAGGTTTGATAGGCATTTGCGATACGCTGTGAAGCTGGAATATCCGGAGACCGAGAATGACCTGCGGTTGTAGTTCGAACTTCTCCGTAGTAATCGGGCTCTGTTACTGAGGCCATCATATCCGGTAGAACCGCCAACTGTTGCACTCGCCAAGCCAATTCGTCCGAGGTAAAGCCGGCACGCAAATACAAGTGGGCGCCGATAACATCGGCTTCGGCTTCCACACGGGCGGCATTGTGTCGGGATGAATTCGGTTCAACATAATGGCGCATACTCACATGGGCTAATTCATGTGCCACAATCCAAGCCAACTGCGCATCATTCTGCACGCGTAAAACTAAATTAGGATCGATGACCATGGTGCGTGTTTTCGAGTCGGCCCAAGCACGTCCTCCAACGCGGTTGTCGGTGATCCCAATGCAGAAGTTTTCCGGTGCTAGATCCCCATGAAAAACATCGGAATTGTTTTCCATTATATGCTGCATGAGCTGTTGGGTATAACGTACAGTGGAAGGGTATCTATCGCTGAACTGACTGCGATCACAATCTTCTAGTTCAACTGAGGTTTCGCGGCGTAATTCGGTTGTGGCACTTGTTGCAAGTAAAGATACCGCAAATACTAAAAGACCTAAAAACCTCAAAATAGACCTCCTGAAACTAAGAGCTGTTGATAAATTCTTATCGGAGTCATTCTGTTAGAGTTAATTCAGAATAGTCTAAAGATCCTATTATTCTTAAAATTTAGGAAAATAGTCTTCGATGGAACCTCAACTGGTCTCAAATTGAAACAATAAAAACCCAGATTTTTTGAGTTCATTACAATCAGAAAACCTTTTTCGTCAAGCTCAATCACTCAAAAAATTTACGAGTATTCCTATGTAGTTTCATTTGAGGATTCAACTGTTACATAATTACAAATTCAAAGATGCAGCATCAGTTCATGACTTGAACTTAACAAAACTTTCTATCAGTATTCTGCCTTTAAAGCCTGCGGAAGGGGTAGAGTATGTGGAAGCGTCCATTGCAAGTGATCAGCTTGCTTTCTTTGATGGTAAGTTCGGCTGACGCGCTAACTTTAGAAGAGACATTACAATCAGCATTTCAAAAAAATGAAACAGTGGCACAAAGCCGTCAACAGGTCGTACAAGTTGAAGAGCAGATATCACAAGCCAAGGGTTTAGTTTATCCCAGTTTGTCATTAGAAGGTTCGCATTTGATTCAACCGAAGCCAAGTGATCCCGTGGCGGCTCAGTTCTTTCCAGAAAGACAAACAACAGTGAACTTCGCTTTAGTGCAGCCGCTTTTTCGCGGCGGCCGTGAGTTCGCAGCCATTCGCCAACGCAATAATTTATTAGAAGCGCAAAAGCAGGCTCAGACTCAGAATTTAATTAAAGTCTATGTGGATGTGTCATCAGCTTATTTAGATGTATTAGCTGCGGAACAAGATTTAAAAAACCTAAACGAACAACGTGAAATCTACGCTGATCGTGTTAAAAAACTGCAAACACGTAGTCGTCGTGGTGAATCCAGTGCCACAGAAGTATTAACAGCTCAGTCCACAGCAGCAGCTTTAGATGCCGAAGCACAATTGGTGCAGTCACGATTGACGAGTGCCCGTGAAAACTTAGCCGTTCTTTCTGGAGTTCCTGTTGATGCACCACTTGTGGATAAACAAGGCGAAACAACTGACATTAAGCTACGTCCACTCGAAGATTATCTAGCGCGTATTGAAGAGTCGCCGGAAGTGAAAAGCGTCAAAGAGCAACTGGAAGCTTCAGATGAAGAAGTTAGTATTGCAAAAGGCGGACACTGGCCGACAGCTGATCTTTTAGGTAATTACTATTTGGAAAGACCGGATGGGTTCACTAAGGATCTGAAGTGGGACATTCAATTCAAAGTCAGTATTCCATTATTTGAAGGTGGTCTTCGCAGTGCTCAAGTCAGAGAGGCCGTTTCGAAAAAAAGCGTAGCCGATTTAGAGTTAGCACGGCTGCGCCGTTCAAAAGAGGCCGAGATGCGTTCGCTTTATCAGAACGTGCGTCTGCGTGCAGACCAGTTATCTGCTTTAAAAAAATCAGCCGAGTTAGCTGAAAAAAATTATAAAACAGTGTTGCGTGATTCGCATTATGGACTTAGCCGTAATATCGATGTGCAAATGGCGTTAACAGACTATCGCTCGATTCGTCGTACATACGATCAGACGCGATTCCAAGCCAGATTAGATTTAATTAAACTCGAATCGTCAGCATTGTACTTACCAGCTGTCGTCACGAAAGAGATGTAATATGACATTGTCAGATATTTCAATTAAGAACCCCGTATTTGCATGGATGTTGATGTTTGGATTGATCGTCTTCGGTGCGATCTCGTTCACTCGTATGGGTGTCAGCGAAATGCCAGATGTAGAATTTCCTATTATCTCGTTAACAGCTCGTTACGAAGGAGCCGCTCCGCAAGTTATGGAAGCGGACGTAGTCGATCCGCTGGAAGACGTTTTGATCAGTATTCAAGGGGTGAAGAATATCACATCAAAGTCACGCGTAGGCGTGGCCGAGATCACAGTTGAATTCGATTTGAACCGCGATCTAGATGCGGCTTTTCAAGACGTTCAAGCCAAAGTATCACAAGTGCAAGAGATGCTGCCGACAGGGATGAAACCTGTCACCGTGATGAAAATGGCCATGTCTGAATTCCCGATCATGTGGATTTCAGTGAATAGCTCTAAGATGAGTGTTCCCGAGTTAATGACTTTTGTGAAGAATGATATCCGAGATCAGATCACGACAGTTCCCGGCGTAGGTAACCTTTGGATGCCCGGCTATTTAGATCCCAACTTACGTATCTGGGTAAAAAATGAAGAACTCAAGCGCTATGCTTTAACAGTGAATGACATCGTTAACACGGTTCGTACCGAGCACAGTGAACCACCATCAGGCCGTACAGAGTACAATAACAAAGAATACAGTTTGCGTACTTTGGGTGAAGCAAAAACAGTGGAAAGCTTTTCAAAAATTCTGATTAACTCGCGTGGTGGGGCTCCTAACTACACTCCAGTTCAATTAGGAAAACTAACGACTATTGAAGAAGGCACAGTCGATGTCCTTCAATTTGCTCGTACGAATGGGCAGCCCGCGGTGGGCTTAGGTGTGGTGAAACAGCGTGGAGCCAATGCCGTCAACGTAGCGAAAGCCGTAAAAGAAAAAATTAATTCGATTCAAAAAAATATGCCAGAGGGAACTTCAATTGTTGTGAACTTCGATGGAACGAAGTTCGTCGAAGAGTCAGTGGAAGAGCTAGTTCTGACATTAGTGTTAGCGGCTCTATTAACATCTTTAGTTTGCTGGATGTTCATTGGTTCTTGGGCGTCAACAGTGAACGTGCTTTTGGCAATCCCAACGTCGATTCTGGGAAGCTTTATCATCTTAAGCTTCGCCGGATTTACGTTAAATATCTTCACTTTGCTAGGACTCAGTTTGGCTATCGGGATTGTGGTCGACGATGCCATCATGGTTCTAGAAAATATTATTCGTCATCGTGAAATGAAGAAACCTCGCCGTCAGGCAGCTATCATCGGTGCACGTGAAATCACCTTCGCAGCCATAGCAGCGTCTATTTCACTTGTAGCGATTTTCTTGCCGATTGCCTTTATGGAAGGAATCATTGGGCGATTCTTATTCGAGTTCGGTGTGACCCTCAGTGCAGCGGTGATGATCTCGTTATTAGAAGCCTTAACATTAACTCCGATGCGGGCTTCACAGTTTAAAGGTTCTGTTGAAAGAACAACTCGCTTTGGAAAATTCTTTGAAGATGGTTTTGAAAGCTTAAGAAAAGCTTATGCGCGTACACTCGAAGTGTCTTTAAGACATCGCTGGAAAGTCATTATTGGCTCTACAGTTTTCTTTATTCTGAGTTTTGCTTCTGTTTCTTTACTGCGCGGTGAGTTCCAACCGGCACAAGATCAAAGCATGTTCATGATTCAAATGACGAATCCACCGGGTACGTCCATTAGTATGACCGATCAAAGAACACGTCTTGTAGAGGACTTCTTAGGAAGCCGTTCAGAAATTAACTCTTACTTCGTGGCAGCCGGTGGTTTCACAGGAGGAGAAACGAATTCCGCGATGATTTTTGTCGAGATGAAGAAAAAAGGCGAACGTGGCGTTGATGCTGTCAGTGGTAAAGAACTCAGTCAGCAAGAGATGATCAAAGTTGTCCGTGAACATCTTAACCAAGTGGTGCCAGAAGCGAAACCGCAA encodes the following:
- a CDS encoding TolC family protein — translated: MWKRPLQVISLLSLMVSSADALTLEETLQSAFQKNETVAQSRQQVVQVEEQISQAKGLVYPSLSLEGSHLIQPKPSDPVAAQFFPERQTTVNFALVQPLFRGGREFAAIRQRNNLLEAQKQAQTQNLIKVYVDVSSAYLDVLAAEQDLKNLNEQREIYADRVKKLQTRSRRGESSATEVLTAQSTAAALDAEAQLVQSRLTSARENLAVLSGVPVDAPLVDKQGETTDIKLRPLEDYLARIEESPEVKSVKEQLEASDEEVSIAKGGHWPTADLLGNYYLERPDGFTKDLKWDIQFKVSIPLFEGGLRSAQVREAVSKKSVADLELARLRRSKEAEMRSLYQNVRLRADQLSALKKSAELAEKNYKTVLRDSHYGLSRNIDVQMALTDYRSIRRTYDQTRFQARLDLIKLESSALYLPAVVTKEM
- a CDS encoding DsbA family oxidoreductase; the encoded protein is MSQTTNQAISQKMQIEIWSDVMCPYCYLGKTKFDTALAQLGKSSDVEIIWKSFQLDPSIPDGKSNQSNYEYVAQKYGWSLERSKQAHAGIVQAGQEVGLVYNFEDMQVANTLKAHRVIKYAQEKGLGSEAEDRFFKAYFTEGKDISDTATLKEIGNSIGLSDQDVEAALSENTYAQAVNSDIQEARALQISGVPFFIFDRKYAVSGAQPPEIFVQVLQQSLAEWSQAQSAGIQDLSTEDAATCKPDGDCD
- a CDS encoding M48 family metalloprotease, which translates into the protein MRFLGLLVFAVSLLATSATTELRRETSVELEDCDRSQFSDRYPSTVRYTQQLMQHIMENNSDVFHGDLAPENFCIGITDNRVGGRAWADSKTRTMVIDPNLVLRVQNDAQLAWIVAHELAHVSMRHYVEPNSSRHNAARVEAEADVIGAHLYLRAGFTSDELAWRVQQLAVLPDMMASVTEPDYYGEVRTTTAGHSRSPDIPASQRIANAYQTCGGSSAQMSEPNFGSNMPYPAPCWSVWSVRHGEPARSAEFRRLMNDSRSLVNVITSPNLSAVKTEILTAEPPPDPKMTALGETLTPNSEAPTAAPPKPARKTSATPVHDHDHSDTHDNSHEQTAEEDLED
- a CDS encoding efflux RND transporter permease subunit, translating into MTLSDISIKNPVFAWMLMFGLIVFGAISFTRMGVSEMPDVEFPIISLTARYEGAAPQVMEADVVDPLEDVLISIQGVKNITSKSRVGVAEITVEFDLNRDLDAAFQDVQAKVSQVQEMLPTGMKPVTVMKMAMSEFPIMWISVNSSKMSVPELMTFVKNDIRDQITTVPGVGNLWMPGYLDPNLRIWVKNEELKRYALTVNDIVNTVRTEHSEPPSGRTEYNNKEYSLRTLGEAKTVESFSKILINSRGGAPNYTPVQLGKLTTIEEGTVDVLQFARTNGQPAVGLGVVKQRGANAVNVAKAVKEKINSIQKNMPEGTSIVVNFDGTKFVEESVEELVLTLVLAALLTSLVCWMFIGSWASTVNVLLAIPTSILGSFIILSFAGFTLNIFTLLGLSLAIGIVVDDAIMVLENIIRHREMKKPRRQAAIIGAREITFAAIAASISLVAIFLPIAFMEGIIGRFLFEFGVTLSAAVMISLLEALTLTPMRASQFKGSVERTTRFGKFFEDGFESLRKAYARTLEVSLRHRWKVIIGSTVFFILSFASVSLLRGEFQPAQDQSMFMIQMTNPPGTSISMTDQRTRLVEDFLGSRSEINSYFVAAGGFTGGETNSAMIFVEMKKKGERGVDAVSGKELSQQEMIKVVREHLNQVVPEAKPQVQDPSTQGFGGGGGSGYPVEFTIQGPDWEKLSGMADKIIADLTEKKIMTDMGSDLLTGAPEVHIVPNREKASARGVDVVSVGAVVNAAIGGVIAGSYEKGGHRYDIRVKLTDDGRAPEERIKELYVRNNRGELVSLASVVDIQQASVASSISRKNRERAISIYGNVGEGLSQQQTLTKAEEVAKSHLDADYAFRLSGSSEEFMKSFMSLALALVLGFVVAYMVLASQFNSFIDPFTVFVAMPFSFSGAFLGLLIGDQSLNLFSMIGLVLLMGIVKKNSILLVDFTNQARDAGKTDVFAALMEACPNRLRPILMTSIATIAGAIPAALSLGPGAEARQPMAIAVIGGVLVSTLLTLYVVPSVYSVFSRFDKRTNPDEEEVVERAAEALETN